The genomic window CGTCACACTGACATTCGCCCCGGCCGCAACGTCGCGGATCGTGCTGCGCTGGTACACGCCTGCCGATTGCAGCTTTGCCGCCCTGTCCGTCACCGATGATCCTCCCATTGTGCAATCGATACTACATGAACAAACGTTTGTTCACGTCTGGTTTATCGTTTGCGCAACGAGATAATCTCACTTCATCGGCAAATCGTCAATCCGGTTTTCATGACAATTTCATGCGGCGGAAACACGACGGGCCGCCGCACACAATGCGACAGCCCGTCCGGCTTGTTTGCGCTTGATGCCTATTGGCCGACCCCTTCGGGGCAGGCCGCAGCGCCTTCGGTCCCGCTGCCATCAACCGCGACCGCGGCGTTTCCCTGCCGGAAGACAAGCGCAAGCACGAGGCCGGCAATCGCCGTCGCCGCGCCCGCGAGCGCCACGGCCCGATAGCCGAGACCGACGTCGATCACCGCGCCGCCAAGCGCCGCGCCGATCGCATTGCCGAGATTGAAGGCGCCGATATTCATCGCCGAGGCGAGATTGGGCGCATCGGATGCCTCCTGAACCACACGGGTCTGCAGCGGCGGCACCAGCGCGAAGCTTGCGACGCCCCAGAGAAAGATCAGTGGCGCGGCAACAACCGCCGATCCCATGCCGAGCGCGAACAGGACCAGAAACACCACGACCGCGGCCAGCGAGACGATCAGCGTGCCATCCAGCGAGCGATCGGCAAACCGCCCGCCGACCACATTGCCGACGGCCAGTCCGAGGCCGTAGATGACCAGCATCGCCGTCACGAAGGTCGCGCCGGCGCCGGTTTCGATCTGCAGGATCGGCGCGATATAGGTGAACACCGTGAACATGGCGCTCGCGCCAACGACGGTCAGCAGCAAAGCCGTCAGCACCGGCCGCCGGAACAGGACCCTGAGCTCGGAGCGCATGTCGGCCTTCTGCGCAACCCGCATCGGCGGCAGGGAAACCGCAAGCGCCGCCATGGTGACGACGCCGATCGCCGCGATGCCGAAAAACGCCATGCGCCAGCCGATCAGCCCGGCCACCCAGGTGGCGAGCGGCACGCCGCCGATCGTGGCGAGGGTGAGGCCGGAAAACATCGCCGAGACGGCGCCCGCCCGCCTTTCCGGCGGCACGATGCTGGCGGCGACCACCGCGCCGACGCCGAAAAACGCCCCGTGATTGAACGATGTGACGACGCGTCCGACAAGCAGCATGGCATAGCTGTCCGACATCGCGGAAATCAGGTTGCCGACCGTGAAGATCAGCGCCGCCAGCAGAAGAAGGCGCTTTCGCGCCATGCCGGCGAAGGCCAGCGTCATGATCGGCGCACCGATCAGAACGCCGAAAGCGTAAGCGCTGATCAGAAGGCCGGCGGCCGGGATCGAAACACCCAGATCGGAGGCGATCAGCGGCAGCATGCCCATCGGCGAAAACTCGGTGACGCCGATGCCGAACGCGCCGATTGCCAAGGCCAGCAAGGGAGGATTGATTTTCATAATGCGTTGCTTTCGAGGGCTTGGGAGGAACTGGTATTGTGCGGAATGCCGTTCATCAGCCCGCCAGCGGCGGGTTGAGGCCGGCAAAGGCTGCCTGCCGCCGATAGGGAAAATGAGGATAGGGGGCCGGGACGGCGCTTGCGGCATCGAGCCGATCGACCTCAGCATCCGTCAGCGACCAGCCGATGGCGCCCAGATTGTCGCGAAGCTGCGCCTCGTTTCGGGCGCCGATGATGACCGACGAGACCGTCGGCCGCCTGAGAAGCCAGTTGAGCGCCACCTGCGGCACGCTCTTGCCGGTTTCCTCGGCGATCGCGTCGAGCACGTCGACGATCCGGTAGAGATGCTCGTCGTCGACCGGCGGCCCGAAGCTTGCGGTCTCGTGCAGACGGCTGCCTTCCGGGATCGGGCTGCCGCGCCGGATCCTGCCGGTAAGCCGGCCCCAGCCAAGCGGACTCCAGACGATGGCGCCGAGCCCCTGGTCCGCGCCAAGCGGCATCAGATCCCACTCATAGTCCCGGCCGACCAGCGAATAATAGACCTGATTGGCGACGTAGCGCGGCCAGCCATGACGGTCGGCGACGGCCAGTGACTTCATGATCTGCCAGCCGGCAAAATTGGAAACGCCGAGATAGCGCAGCTTTCCATCCCGAACGAGCTGATCAAGCGTCGACAGCACTTCCTCGACCGGCGTGAAGGCGTCGAAGGCGTGAAGCTGCAGGAGATCGATGTAATCCGTATCAAGGCGTTTGAGCGCGTCCTCGACGCCCTTGAGCAGCCGCGCACGCGACGAGCCGCCGTCATTCGGGCCGTCGCCCATCGGCAATGTCATCTTGGTGGAGATCAGTGCCTTGTCGCGGCGCCCTTTCAGGGCGGCGCCGAGCACCGTTTCCGAAGCGCCGTCCGAATAGACATCCGCGGTGTCGAACAGGTTGACGCCTGCTTCCAGACAGATATCGACCAGGCGCTGCGCCTCGGCAACGTCGGAGGTTCCCCAATGACTGAAGAGCGGCCCCGCGCCGCCGAACGTGCCGGCGCCGAAGCTCAAGGCCGGGACCTTGAGCCCCGAACGGCCCAGAAATCGATAGTCCATTGCGTATTCCCTTTACATGAAATGATCCGGCCGACATCGGATACCGCCGTCGAATGCCGCCTCGGGGCCGTCGGTTCACAGACGTATCGAGGCCCCGCCGAATGTTGCGATTGTTGTCGCGAAGTATATGGTTGACTTCAGATGCCTGGGTAGACTGCGCGCGGGACAACCTGTTTTGCATGAGATTCACAAATGGAACTGAACAAGACCGACCGAACGCGCGAGATGAAGGCCTTCATCACGGTTGCGCATGCCGGCAGTCTTTCGGCCGCCGCCCGCGAACTGTGCCTCACGCCGTCTGCGGTCAGCCGCATCATTTCCCGTCTTGAGGAGCGTCTCGGGGTGCGGCTTGTGGTGCGCACGACCCGTAGCCTGCGGCTCACCGCCGAGGGTGGGACATATGTGCGGGCCGCCTGCCGTATTCTCGCGGACATCGACGAGACCGAAGAAGCGCTCGCCGACCGCGCGCGGCCGCGCGGTCAGATCCGCGTCAGCGTCGCCACCGCGCATGGCCGCACGGCGATCGTGCCGCTCCTCGGAGAATTCACCGATCGGTATCCCGACATCATCATCGATGTCGATTCGAACGATGAGGTGGCCGATATCATCGGCGGCCGCGCCGATGTGGCGGTTCGTTTCGGGCCGCTTGCCGACAGCCCGCTCACCGCGCGGCGGCTTGGCGAGACCGGCCGCGTCGTCGTGGCAGCGCCGGCCTATCTCGAGCGCTGCGGGCGACCGGAAAGGCCGGCCGACCTTGAACGTCACAACTGCCTCGATTTCAGCTTCCGACGCATCGAGCCGGGTTGGCCGTTCCGGGAAGACGGGCGCGACTACATTCTGCCGGTCAGCGGCACGATCAAGGCCAATAGCGGCGAAACGCTCGTGCAGCTGGCGCTTCAGGGCGTCGGCATCACGCGGGTCGGCAACTTCCATGTGGACGACCTGATCGAGAGCGGCGCGTTGATCCCGCTCCTCGAAGACTACAATCCGCGCGACCGGGAAAGCATTCACGCCGTTTTCATCGGTGGCGCCGCGATGCCGGCCCGCATCAGGGTTTTCGTCGATTTTCTGGTCGAAAAGCTGAGTGCCGGAAACTGACTGTCGCCAAAGCGGAATGATGACAATCGATTTTCCGCACGCTTTTCCCCCAAATGGGGCGCGCGCCTTGCTTTCGATGCGACCACAATCACCGGGAGCCAGCGGATATCCCGCCTGCCGATGACATTTTGTCCCCTTTTTTCAAATTCTTGAGGTCATCCGACGCAAGATGGCCGGTTCGAATGGGAACATGCTGGCAAGACGGATCTCCTGATCGCTGCCTAGATGGAAATCGGTTGTTCGCAATGAAGCAGCTTCCGGCAGGCAGTGTCGAAGCATGGCCAGCGGTGGTACCGCATAGAATGCGGCATGACGACTGATCCACGACGACAGAAGCTCGTCAGCGCAGGGCGGCAACCGCACCGGCAATTGACGTGACAGCGTGTTTTCCATCATGCGAATGCCGCCTCGGCCTCGAACTCCGGCTCCCAATTCTCGACCATCTCGTCAGTGATGTTCTCGTGGCCGCTCTTGATGGCATCGACAGCGAGGCTGTTGATCATGTGGAAGATATTCGCCGTGATACCCTCGGTGACCTGAAGAACCCGCCGCATCGATTTCGCCGTCAGCACGAGGGTCGACGCAGCGGCGTGTTGCGCAGGATCGACGCCACAAGGGCCTCGAACTGATCGTTCGCCGCCCACCTGCTCAAGGTCAACTGCTCGAACCGGCGTGCAAGTTGGACGTCGCCGCCGATCGCTTCGCGCGCATCGTTGACCCCGAAGCAGACAAGCGAGATCTGAAGGCGGCTACTCAGGAAGCGCAGCGTGTTCAGGACAATCCTCTGCTCGCGATAGGTTCCGGCGAGAATGTTGTGCACTTCGTCGATCACCAGCACCTGTACGCCGATCGCTTCATGATCATGGTCTTGCCCATACCGCTGTCGCCGTAGATCGCGACAGAGGGCATGCGGGTGCCACGTGGATGATCGACAAAGGCGCTCAGCCGGTCGAGCGCCTGCTTGGCGCGTGGGTAAAGCACCCAGCGGCGTGATCGTATCGCGCGAACACGTCTCTCGTCGGTTTCAGCAAGCAGCGCCGCGGCGCCGGCGGTCAGGTGGGAGGGCTCATCGTTCATGTTCACTCCAGCTCAATCCGTATCCTCAACAAAGGGTACAGGTTTGCTGGAGTCGACGCCGCGGAGCGAGCCCAATCTCCGATCATCCACCCTCGATTTCGGCGAAGCCCTGCCACGACGAACGGTCGCCGTCGCCTTGATCGCTGTGTCGATCAATTCGCGCTGCGTCATCACGGTGCGGACAATGGCGCGGGTATCGACTTCACAGCGACCTTTCGCCAGCAAAGCCCGCCGGTCAGACCGCCCCACGTCGGCGCTAAGCGCCGCTGACCAATAACGCAGGCCGAACAGATGAATCCCGGTCGGCCGCAGGGTGCGCTCCTGTACCGGCAGGAAGGTAAGCCAGAAGCGAAGCCGATCCTGCGGCAGCCGAAGCGGAATCTCACCCTCGTGCTTGCGCCAGACCGCGATCGGCGGACGGCCCAAGCCGATTTGCCGAAGACGGAGTGTAGCAGGCACAGGCTGGTGGACAGGCGGGAAGGCGCCTCCATTGTGAGATAGAAACCGGTCACCATTCGGCTGCAGATGTCCATCGCCAATGTCAGCCACGGCCGACCGACCGGTTGCCGGGTCTCCTCGTCAACAACGAAGACATCGGCCTCGGTATGGTCGATCTGAACCACCTCAAGGGGGCGGGAGACCTCAAACGATCCGGGAACGGCTGTTGTTGCCTTTGCGATCTTCTGCTCGCCGCGTCGCTTTGCGCGCTTCTGGAGGTCAACATCGGTGAGACGAGCGACGATGGTTCTGCGATGCGGCGGCTTCAGCCCGGACTGTCTGGTGCGAGACAATAATCCCTCGGGCCGCCAGCATGTCCTCGACCATTCGCAAGCTGAGAGGAAAACGGAAATAGAGCCACACGGCGTGGGCGATGATCTCGGCCGGGAAACGATGGCGGCGATAAAGCGGGGCACGGTCTGTCATGCCCCATCACCCCACATCGAGATCCACGATCCGTTAAGTTGAAGATGCCGCTGCGGGTTTCGTTGTTTTTGAAGCCTTTCCAAGAGCTTGCCGTTCCGTCCACGCCAGGATCGATCTTCGCCGAAGGATTACCATCTTCTGAAACGAATCCACATGTATAATTGGCATCGACCTCATGGCAACCTACAATCAAAAGCACCTGTCAGATGCCTCGGACTTAACCGGAACTCATGTTGAGGCGTCACGCCTAGAGTCTGTCAGGTTCAAATCGAACCAGACAGACTCTAGATTTATTTGTTTTCGTTTGTCTTTTCGGGAAAACCGGATTCCACTTTTCCCTGACAAACTCTAAATCGGACACATGTTGACAATGGAGTGGAAAATGACCAGAGCCGTTTTGATCACCGACACCTCAGTCCAGCTGCGCTACGCCGGTCTCCGATATCGAGCCGCTCCACGAAGCGCACGGTGGTGCGCCGGAAAACGCCGCATATTCACTCACAGCGTGTTTTCTAAGGAGACCTGAGCGATGAACGAACGTAGTTGGCTTATCACGGGCATCAGCAGCGGCCTTGGCCGTGCGATGGCGGAGGAACTGCTCACCCGCGGCGAAAGGATTGCGGGCACCTATCGCAAGGCGGGCACGCTTTCCGGGTTGAAGTCGCGCTTTGGCGACCGTCTCTGGCTCATGGAACTGGACGTCACCGATACGGCATCCATGCGCGACGTGGTCGACGCTGCGTTTCGCGATCTGGGCCGCATCGATGTCGTCGTCAGCAATGCCGGTTACGGCATTCTGGGGGCCGCGGAAGAGCTGAGCGATGCTGAGATTGACCGGCAGATCGCCACCAACCTCACGGGTTCGATCCAGTTCGTGCGCGCTGTTACTCCGCATCTGCGCGAGCAGGGTGGTGGAAGGATCATACAGATTTCGACCATGGGTGGGCTCGCGACTTTTCCCGGTGGCAGCCTCTACCACGCATCCAAATGGGGAATCGAGGGCTTCATGGAATCAGTGCGTCATGAACTCGCGCCGTTCAACATCGCTGTCACCATTGCCGAACCGGGAAGCACCGCGACGAATTTCGGCCACAACCTGGTGGTCGCCGATCCTCTCGATGCCTATGCCGATGGACCGCTCGGGCAGATGCGCGCCTTCTTCGGCAGCGGCACCTATCGCTCGCCCGGTGATGCTCTGAAAACCGTAAAGGCGATCATTGCGACGGCGGACCAGACGTCTCCGCCCCTCAGGCTTGCGACCGGAAGCGACGCCTACAATGCGGTCCATGCAGCACTCACCGCCCGCCTCGCCGAGCTTGACGCACAAAAATCAGTGTCATTTTCGACGGATGCTGATAGCCCCATCTGACCCCATTTCACCGACATGGCTGTTGGCGTTCTCCGGTCAACGGTTGATGGGGTCTTGAAGCTATGTTCCGGCCTCGGAACCTTCTCTGATCGGGGCGTTGCGGTCAGGTGACCGACCGGGTCCAGCAGATGGCCTTGGTTGCAGCGTTCAGTCAAGCAATCTTGGGCGCACAATGCGCAAATCATCGGTCGCCGGCAACCAGACTGCTCATGGCCGCGCCTGCGGTTCGCAATTGGGTGAGTCCAGGTCGCGGGGGGACGCCTCAAAAACCAATTATACCTTGGTATGGAGATGACAATCCAAAGCGCTACTGTGCACCAGCCCGAACCGGCCTATAATACCAAGGCGCGAAGATGCTGACGCATCCCCGCCTTGAAGGAATTGCGAATTTCCCAATTGTCCTGGTGACTTGGGAAATTCGCAAACGGAATACCAACGGTCATTTTCAATGACCGTTGGTATAATCACCCGATACCGGCCGATGAAGTCATGATTTGTCGTCCGGTCTTGCACAAGAGTAGTTCTGGTCGCGTAACCGGCGAGGGGCCATGGGCGGGATGTCAGAGAGAAAGCAAGGCAGCACTCCGATCGTCCACTGGCCTGTCGCGGCGGCGGCCGCCACGCTCGCTGCGGCCATCTTTGTCGTCGATGCCTTTACGCCGTTCCGATATGCAATAGCCGTGCTCTATGTTCTGGTGCTGCTACTGGCGGCAAATGTTCTTGGCCGACGCGGCGTCGTTATCGTCACTCTATTTTGCATCCTTCTGATTTTCATTGGCTTCTTGATCCAGCATCCTTTCGATGAGACGGGAGCAGTGGCGCGGGCCTGGATCAGCGTCGTCGCGGTGGCGGTGACGGCTGCTCTGACGTTGGTGAACAAGGCGAGCACGGAGATCCTGGCCAATCAGGCCGCATTGCTCGACCTCACACATGACGCAATCTTCTCCCGAACACCCAAGGATGTAATCCTGTCATGGAACCGCGGAGCAGAAGTTCTTTACGGCTGGAAAAAAGAAGAGGCGATAGGCAAGCGCTCAACCGAACTGCTTGGTGCCGAGTCTCCCGCGGCGTGGCATGTGGCCAACGAGAAACTCGTCCTGGAAGGACGTTGGGAAGGGCAGGTCCGGCGAAAGCGTCGCAACGGCGACCCACGCGTCATCATGTGCCGCTGGGCGCTGCAACGGGACCGGGCGGGAGCGCCGATGACGGTTCTGGAGACGCACAGCGACATCACTGAAAGAATGGAGGCCGAATTCGTCCTTGACAGAACACGCGAGGAACTGGCCCACGCCGAAAGGCTTTCGACGCTCGGAGAACTGACCGCCTCGATCGTGCACGAGGTGAACCAGCCGCTGGCCGCGATTTCAGCGAGCGGCGACGCCAGCCTGCGCTGGCTGAAACGCAACGATCCGGATATCGGCGAGGCCACGGTGCTGATCGAACGCATCGTCGCCTCGGCCCAGCGGGCAAGCAATATCATCAGCAGTCTCAGGGCTTTCGCCCGTCGTTCCCCGAGCATGCATTCCACCATCATCGTCAATGATCTGGTCGATGACATTATTCCACTGCTGAGCCGGGAGATGCGGGCGCATAAGGTGGTCGTGGATTTCGTGCGGGATCCGCGGAGTTCAGCGGTACAAGGCGATCGCGTCCAGTTGCAGCAGGTGCTGATCAACCTTGTCGTGAACGCCATTCAGGCGATGGAATCCAGCAAAAACGACATGCGCGAAATCCATATCGCCATAGCCTCCGGCCATTCGGAAGGCCAGGATACGGTGGAAGTCAGGGTTGACGATACGGGCCCCGGCTTTGGGCCGGAAGAAGGACAGAAGCTGTTCTCGCCGTTTTTCACCACCAAGGCACAGGGCATGGGGATCGGGCTGTCCATATGTCGCAGGATCGTCGAGGCGCATGGCGGGTATATCTGGGCGAAACTGCGCGATGAGGGAGGCGCCGAGTTCGGTTTTCATCTCCCGCGCTCGGAAGGAGGTGACGGATGAAACAGGAACCAAAACAACCGGGTTCAGACCAGCCTGTCGTATTCATCGTGGATGACGATCAGGAAATGCGTGAATCGCTTGGAAGCCTTCTTCGCT from Martelella sp. NC20 includes these protein-coding regions:
- a CDS encoding MFS transporter, producing MLRSIGSMPQAPSRPPILIFPIGGRQPLPASTRRWRADERHSAQYQFLPSPRKQRIMKINPPLLALAIGAFGIGVTEFSPMGMLPLIASDLGVSIPAAGLLISAYAFGVLIGAPIMTLAFAGMARKRLLLLAALIFTVGNLISAMSDSYAMLLVGRVVTSFNHGAFFGVGAVVAASIVPPERRAGAVSAMFSGLTLATIGGVPLATWVAGLIGWRMAFFGIAAIGVVTMAALAVSLPPMRVAQKADMRSELRVLFRRPVLTALLLTVVGASAMFTVFTYIAPILQIETGAGATFVTAMLVIYGLGLAVGNVVGGRFADRSLDGTLIVSLAAVVVFLVLFALGMGSAVVAAPLIFLWGVASFALVPPLQTRVVQEASDAPNLASAMNIGAFNLGNAIGAALGGAVIDVGLGYRAVALAGAATAIAGLVLALVFRQGNAAVAVDGSGTEGAAACPEGVGQ
- a CDS encoding SDR family oxidoreductase, with protein sequence MNERSWLITGISSGLGRAMAEELLTRGERIAGTYRKAGTLSGLKSRFGDRLWLMELDVTDTASMRDVVDAAFRDLGRIDVVVSNAGYGILGAAEELSDAEIDRQIATNLTGSIQFVRAVTPHLREQGGGRIIQISTMGGLATFPGGSLYHASKWGIEGFMESVRHELAPFNIAVTIAEPGSTATNFGHNLVVADPLDAYADGPLGQMRAFFGSGTYRSPGDALKTVKAIIATADQTSPPLRLATGSDAYNAVHAALTARLAELDAQKSVSFSTDADSPI
- a CDS encoding Mu transposase C-terminal domain-containing protein; this encodes MGRPPIAVWRKHEGEIPLRLPQDRLRFWLTFLPVQERTLRPTGIHLFGLRYWSAALSADVGRSDRRALLAKGRCEVDTRAIVRTVMTQRELIDTAIKATATVRRGRASPKSRVDDRRLGSLRGVDSSKPVPFVEDTD
- a CDS encoding LysR family transcriptional regulator; translated protein: MELNKTDRTREMKAFITVAHAGSLSAAARELCLTPSAVSRIISRLEERLGVRLVVRTTRSLRLTAEGGTYVRAACRILADIDETEEALADRARPRGQIRVSVATAHGRTAIVPLLGEFTDRYPDIIIDVDSNDEVADIIGGRADVAVRFGPLADSPLTARRLGETGRVVVAAPAYLERCGRPERPADLERHNCLDFSFRRIEPGWPFREDGRDYILPVSGTIKANSGETLVQLALQGVGITRVGNFHVDDLIESGALIPLLEDYNPRDRESIHAVFIGGAAMPARIRVFVDFLVEKLSAGN
- a CDS encoding aldo/keto reductase — protein: MDYRFLGRSGLKVPALSFGAGTFGGAGPLFSHWGTSDVAEAQRLVDICLEAGVNLFDTADVYSDGASETVLGAALKGRRDKALISTKMTLPMGDGPNDGGSSRARLLKGVEDALKRLDTDYIDLLQLHAFDAFTPVEEVLSTLDQLVRDGKLRYLGVSNFAGWQIMKSLAVADRHGWPRYVANQVYYSLVGRDYEWDLMPLGADQGLGAIVWSPLGWGRLTGRIRRGSPIPEGSRLHETASFGPPVDDEHLYRIVDVLDAIAEETGKSVPQVALNWLLRRPTVSSVIIGARNEAQLRDNLGAIGWSLTDAEVDRLDAASAVPAPYPHFPYRRQAAFAGLNPPLAG
- a CDS encoding PAS domain-containing sensor histidine kinase is translated as MGGMSERKQGSTPIVHWPVAAAAATLAAAIFVVDAFTPFRYAIAVLYVLVLLLAANVLGRRGVVIVTLFCILLIFIGFLIQHPFDETGAVARAWISVVAVAVTAALTLVNKASTEILANQAALLDLTHDAIFSRTPKDVILSWNRGAEVLYGWKKEEAIGKRSTELLGAESPAAWHVANEKLVLEGRWEGQVRRKRRNGDPRVIMCRWALQRDRAGAPMTVLETHSDITERMEAEFVLDRTREELAHAERLSTLGELTASIVHEVNQPLAAISASGDASLRWLKRNDPDIGEATVLIERIVASAQRASNIISSLRAFARRSPSMHSTIIVNDLVDDIIPLLSREMRAHKVVVDFVRDPRSSAVQGDRVQLQQVLINLVVNAIQAMESSKNDMREIHIAIASGHSEGQDTVEVRVDDTGPGFGPEEGQKLFSPFFTTKAQGMGIGLSICRRIVEAHGGYIWAKLRDEGGAEFGFHLPRSEGGDG
- a CDS encoding TniQ family protein, with translation MMENTLSRQLPVRLPPCADELLSSWISRHAAFYAVPPLAMLRHCLPEAASLRTTDFHLGSDQEIRLASMFPFEPAILRRMTSRI